A region of the Exiguobacterium aurantiacum DSM 6208 genome:
CGCTCACCGAAGAACTTGCCCGGCTCGATTACCATGTGACGAGACGAACGGTGGCGAATTATCGGGAAGCGCTCGGTTTCGGCAACTCGAGGGAGCGGGAACGGCAACTATGGAAGGAGGGCAATCAATGAAACTGACACTTTACCGGCGGGACAACTGCTCACTTTGCGAAGAGGCGCTCGTCATGCTCGAATGGCTGAAAGAAGACTATCCGTTCGAGCTCGAACAAATCGACATTAGTGAGGATGAACGACTAGAGG
Encoded here:
- a CDS encoding glutaredoxin family protein; amino-acid sequence: MKLTLYRRDNCSLCEEALVMLEWLKEDYPFELEQIDISEDERLEAKYMFEIPVVVHENTVISQGRYDDSKVEDFVKYTLTSKKNV